In Dermacentor andersoni chromosome 4, qqDerAnde1_hic_scaffold, whole genome shotgun sequence, the following proteins share a genomic window:
- the LOC126538452 gene encoding uncharacterized protein, producing MSFTGLAPPPFFLPTPGRPSLPWEQWEPMFNLYLLASGAAAFKPEKRKAILLHCLGAEGQRIYQTLHAGTSAAAPAAPSAAARADDKSVVAPPDEYDSALAALRHQFSTSRNVIIERHRFHRRSQHTGESVHDFVAALRELASHCSFASQDDALQDQFVAGVASTRVRERLLLEGSTLSFENSVRIALPYEQVAEELKELSVSVEAITLRQRRKPSSHASKKRNSQPAATLEQN from the coding sequence atgagcttcaccgggcttgctccgccaccgtttttccttccgacgcccggccgtccctcattgccatgggagcagtgggagcCGATGTTCAACCTGTACTTACTGGCTTCCGGAGCCGCCGCATTCAAGCCGGAGAaacgcaaggctattcttttgcattgtttgggggcggagggccagcgtatttatcagacgctacatgcagggaccagcgccgcagcaccggccgcgccaagtgccgcagcacgcgccgatgacaagtctgtcgtggcccctcctgacgaatacgactctgcactcgccgcattacggcaccagttttcgacttcgcgcaacgttatcatcgagcgtcatcgctttcaccgccgcagccaacacacaggcgagtccgttcatgactttgttgccgctctacgggagctaGCATCACATTGTTCGTTTGCCTCACAAGATGATGCTCTGCAGGATCAATTCGTTGCCGGCGTAGCTTCCActcgcgtacgtgagcggttactgctcgagggttccacactttcattcgagaattctgttcgaattgcacttcCGTATGAGCAGGTGGCTGAAGAGCTGAAAGAGCTTTCTGTTTCGGTCGAAGCAATTACATTGCGGCAGCGTCGTAAACCATCGTCGCATGCCtcgaaaaaaaggaattcacAACCGGCAGCCACCTTAGAGCAGAATTAA